Proteins encoded within one genomic window of [Enterobacter] lignolyticus SCF1:
- the iclR gene encoding glyoxylate bypass operon transcriptional repressor IclR yields the protein MVATVPAKRGRKPAPAAAQQGGQVQSLTRGLKLLEWIAESHGSVALTELAQQAGLPNSTTHRLLTTMQQLGFVRQVGELGHWTVGAHAFIVGSSFLQSRNLLAIVHPILRKLMEDSGETVNLAVLDQSDHQAIIIDQVQCTQLMRMSAPIGGKLPMHASGAGKAFLSQLSEEQVTGLLHRKGLHAYTHATLVSPVHLKEDLALTRKRGYSFDDEEHALGLRCIAACIFDEHREPFAAISISGPISRMTDDRVTELGALVIKAAKEVTLAYGGIR from the coding sequence ATGGTTGCTACCGTTCCCGCTAAACGCGGCAGAAAACCGGCCCCCGCCGCCGCTCAACAGGGCGGGCAAGTTCAGTCGCTGACCCGCGGATTAAAACTGCTGGAATGGATCGCCGAGTCCCACGGCAGCGTCGCGCTGACGGAGCTGGCTCAGCAGGCCGGGCTGCCGAACTCCACCACCCACCGTCTGCTGACGACCATGCAGCAGCTGGGCTTCGTGCGCCAGGTCGGCGAGCTGGGCCACTGGACGGTCGGCGCTCATGCGTTTATCGTCGGCAGCAGCTTCCTGCAAAGCCGCAACCTGCTGGCCATCGTCCACCCGATCCTGCGCAAGCTGATGGAAGATTCCGGCGAGACGGTAAACCTCGCGGTACTCGACCAGAGCGATCATCAGGCGATCATTATCGACCAGGTACAGTGTACGCAGCTGATGCGCATGTCTGCGCCGATTGGCGGCAAGCTGCCGATGCACGCCTCCGGGGCGGGGAAAGCGTTTCTATCGCAGCTGAGCGAGGAGCAGGTGACGGGACTGCTGCACCGCAAAGGCCTGCACGCCTATACCCACGCCACGCTGGTGTCGCCGGTGCATTTGAAAGAAGACCTGGCCCTGACGCGCAAGCGCGGCTATTCCTTCGATGATGAAGAGCACGCCCTTGGCCTGCGCTGCATCGCGGCCTGCATTTTTGACGAACACCGCGAGCCGTTTGCCGCCATTTCCATTTCCGGCCCCATTTCGCGGATGACCGACGACCGGGTGACGGAGCTGGGTGCGCTGGTGATTAAGGCGGCGAAAGAGGTCACGCTGGCGTACGGCGGGATCCGTTAA
- the aceA gene encoding isocitrate lyase, which yields MKTRTQQIEELQKEWTQPRWEGIRRPYSAEEVVKLRGSVNPECTLAQMGAAKMWRLLHGEAKKGYINSLGALTGGQALQQAKAGIEAVYLSGWQVAADANLASSMYPDQSLYPANSVPAVVDRINNTFRRADQIQWSSGIEPNDPRFVDYFLPIVADAEAGFGGVLNAFELMKSMIEAGAAAVHFEDQLASVKKCGHMGGKVLVPTQEAIQKLVAARLAADVLGVPTLVIARTDADAADLITSDCDPYDSEFITGERTSEGFYRTHAGIEQAISRGLAYAPYADLVWCETSTPDLALAKRFADAIHAKFPGKLLAYNCSPSFNWQKNLDDKTIASFQQQLSDMGYKYQFITLAGIHSMWFNMFDLAHAYAQGEGMKHYVEKVQQPEFAAGKEGYSFVSHQQEVGTGYFDKVTTIIQGGASSVTALTGSTEEAQF from the coding sequence ATGAAAACCCGTACTCAGCAAATTGAAGAACTGCAAAAAGAGTGGACCCAACCGCGCTGGGAAGGCATTCGCCGTCCGTACAGCGCCGAGGAAGTGGTGAAATTACGCGGCTCCGTGAACCCGGAGTGCACGCTGGCGCAGATGGGCGCGGCAAAGATGTGGCGTCTGCTGCACGGCGAGGCGAAAAAGGGCTACATCAACAGCCTCGGCGCGCTGACCGGCGGCCAGGCGCTGCAGCAGGCGAAGGCGGGCATTGAGGCGGTTTACCTCTCCGGCTGGCAGGTGGCGGCTGACGCTAACCTGGCGTCCAGCATGTACCCGGATCAGTCGCTCTACCCGGCGAACTCGGTACCTGCGGTGGTGGATCGGATCAACAATACCTTCCGCCGCGCCGATCAGATCCAGTGGTCTTCCGGTATTGAGCCGAACGATCCGCGCTTTGTCGACTACTTCCTGCCGATCGTCGCCGATGCGGAAGCGGGTTTCGGCGGCGTGCTGAACGCCTTTGAGCTGATGAAATCGATGATTGAAGCCGGTGCAGCGGCGGTTCACTTCGAAGACCAGCTGGCGTCGGTGAAAAAATGCGGCCATATGGGCGGTAAAGTGCTGGTGCCGACCCAGGAGGCTATTCAGAAGCTGGTTGCCGCGCGCCTGGCTGCTGACGTGCTCGGCGTGCCGACGTTGGTCATTGCCCGTACCGATGCGGATGCGGCTGACCTGATTACCTCAGACTGCGATCCTTATGACAGCGAGTTCATTACCGGCGAGCGTACCAGCGAAGGATTCTATCGCACCCATGCTGGCATCGAGCAGGCGATCAGCCGCGGTCTGGCGTATGCGCCATACGCTGACCTCGTGTGGTGTGAAACCTCCACGCCGGATCTGGCGCTGGCGAAACGCTTTGCTGATGCTATCCACGCGAAATTCCCGGGCAAGCTGCTGGCCTACAACTGCTCGCCGTCCTTCAACTGGCAGAAAAATCTGGACGATAAAACCATCGCCAGCTTCCAGCAGCAGCTGTCGGATATGGGCTACAAGTACCAGTTCATCACCCTGGCCGGTATTCACAGCATGTGGTTCAACATGTTCGACCTGGCGCACGCCTATGCGCAGGGCGAAGGGATGAAGCACTACGTTGAGAAAGTGCAGCAGCCGGAGTTCGCCGCGGGCAAAGAGGGGTACTCCTTCGTTTCGCACCAGCAGGAAGTGGGCACCGGCTACTTCGATAAGGTCACCACTATCATTCAGGGCGGCGCCTCCTCGGTGACCGCATTGACCGGTTCGACGGAAGAAGCGCAGTTCTGA
- the aceK gene encoding bifunctional isocitrate dehydrogenase kinase/phosphatase: protein MSRGLELLIAQTILQGFDAQYGRFLEVTSGAQQRFEHADWHAVQQAMKQRIHLYDHHVGLVVEQLRCITDGKNPDAAFLLRVKEHYTHLLPDYPRFEIAESFFNSVYCRLFDHRSLTPERLFIFSSQPERRFRTIPRPLAKDFFPDHGWETLLHRVLTDLPLRLPWQNKARDIGFIIAHLREAFGEKVLRRSHLQVANELFYRNKAAWLVGKLVTPSAVIPFLLPIHRTDDGELFVDTCLTTSAEASIVFGFARSYFMVYAPLPAALVEWLREILPGKTTAELYMAIGCQKHAKTESYREYLHYIASADEQFIEAPGIRGMVMLVFTLPGFDRVFKVIKDKFAPQKEMTAAHVRACYQLVKEHDRVGRMADTQEFENFVLDKQQIDPALMELLLQEAPGKISDLGDKIAISHLYIERRMVPLNIWLEQADGQALRDAIEEYGNAIRQLAAANIFPGDMLFKNFGVTRHGRVVFYDYDEICYMTEVNFRDIPPARYPEDELSGEPWYSVSPGDVFPEEFRHWLCADPRIGPLFEEMHADLFRAEYWRGLQTRIKNGYVEDVYAYRRKQRFCIRFSPLPLPVGEGRGEGTGRSQS, encoded by the coding sequence ATGTCGCGAGGCCTTGAATTACTGATCGCACAAACCATACTGCAGGGCTTCGATGCCCAGTATGGTCGTTTTCTGGAAGTCACTTCCGGCGCACAGCAGCGTTTTGAACACGCCGACTGGCACGCCGTACAGCAGGCCATGAAGCAGCGTATTCACCTCTACGATCACCACGTCGGCCTGGTGGTGGAGCAGCTGCGCTGTATTACCGACGGCAAAAACCCCGATGCGGCATTTTTGCTGCGGGTTAAAGAGCATTACACCCACTTATTACCCGACTACCCGCGCTTCGAAATCGCGGAGAGCTTCTTCAACTCCGTCTATTGCCGGCTGTTTGACCACCGCTCGCTGACGCCCGAGCGGTTGTTTATTTTCAGCTCGCAGCCGGAGCGGCGGTTTCGCACCATTCCGCGACCGCTGGCAAAGGATTTCTTTCCCGATCACGGCTGGGAGACTCTGCTGCATCGCGTGCTAACTGACCTGCCGCTGCGTTTGCCCTGGCAGAATAAAGCCCGGGATATCGGCTTCATCATCGCGCATCTTCGCGAAGCCTTCGGCGAGAAGGTGCTCAGACGCAGCCATTTGCAGGTTGCCAATGAGCTTTTCTACCGTAATAAAGCCGCCTGGTTGGTTGGCAAACTGGTGACGCCATCGGCCGTCATCCCGTTTCTGTTGCCCATCCACCGTACCGATGACGGCGAGCTGTTTGTCGATACCTGCCTGACGACCAGCGCGGAGGCCAGCATTGTGTTCGGCTTCGCCCGCTCCTATTTTATGGTGTATGCCCCGCTGCCTGCGGCGCTGGTGGAATGGCTGCGGGAGATCCTGCCGGGTAAAACCACCGCCGAACTGTATATGGCGATTGGCTGTCAGAAGCATGCCAAAACCGAAAGCTACCGGGAATATCTGCACTATATCGCCAGCGCAGATGAGCAGTTTATCGAAGCGCCGGGTATTCGCGGCATGGTGATGCTGGTCTTCACCCTGCCGGGCTTTGACCGGGTATTTAAGGTGATTAAAGATAAATTTGCGCCGCAAAAAGAGATGACCGCTGCTCACGTTCGCGCCTGCTATCAGCTGGTGAAAGAACACGATCGCGTCGGGCGCATGGCGGATACCCAGGAGTTCGAAAACTTTGTGCTGGATAAGCAGCAGATCGATCCGGCGCTAATGGAGCTATTGCTGCAGGAAGCGCCGGGAAAAATCAGCGATCTTGGGGACAAAATCGCGATCAGCCACCTCTACATCGAGCGCCGGATGGTGCCGCTCAATATCTGGCTGGAACAGGCAGACGGCCAGGCCTTACGGGATGCGATTGAAGAGTACGGTAACGCCATCCGTCAGCTCGCCGCCGCCAACATCTTTCCCGGCGATATGCTGTTTAAAAACTTTGGCGTCACCCGGCACGGGCGGGTGGTGTTCTACGACTACGACGAAATTTGCTATATGACCGAGGTGAATTTCCGCGATATTCCGCCTGCGCGTTACCCGGAAGATGAACTGTCCGGCGAACCGTGGTACAGCGTGTCGCCCGGCGACGTTTTCCCGGAAGAGTTTCGCCACTGGCTGTGCGCCGATCCGCGCATTGGGCCGCTGTTTGAAGAGATGCACGCCGACCTGTTTCGCGCAGAGTACTGGCGCGGGCTGCAGACGCGGATCAAGAACGGGTATGTAGAGGATGTGTACGCCTATCGACGCAAGCAGAGGTTTTGCATCAGATTCTCTCCTCTCCCTCTCCCTGTGGGAGAGGGCCGGGGTGAGGGCACAGGCCGCTCACAATCTTAA